In bacterium, a single window of DNA contains:
- a CDS encoding DegT/DnrJ/EryC1/StrS family aminotransferase yields the protein MRYPLASSTWDESEKRAIEDVIQSGRFTMGSKVKQFEQQFAGYFGTRHAVMVNSGSSANLLAIAAMRYRSQNPLLPGDEVIVPAVSWSTTYAPLHQYGLKLHFVDVDLDSLNLDLNAVQEAISDRTRAVFAPNLLGAPNNFPRLQELCDKHGLILIEDNCESMGAKLDGRYTGTFGVCGTFSTFFSHHICTMEGGMVVTDDEEICQLVTSLRAHGWTRDLPSDNQICTKSGCDFHDSFRFILPGYNVRPLEISAAVGIHQLSKLDGFLAVRRRNARHFVDLFGNLDCVRVQKTIGESSWFGFSLILDGPLAGQRESVIKKLASLDVECRPIVAGNFTKNPVIRFFDYKTHGDLPNAGRVDADGLFIGNHHFDIADELSAVKEVLVRCAVS from the coding sequence ATGAGATATCCTTTGGCGAGTTCGACATGGGATGAAAGTGAAAAAAGAGCCATCGAAGATGTCATCCAGTCGGGCAGGTTTACCATGGGTTCCAAAGTAAAGCAGTTCGAGCAGCAGTTTGCCGGCTATTTCGGCACACGCCATGCCGTAATGGTCAATTCAGGATCTTCAGCTAACCTGCTTGCAATTGCAGCCATGCGATATCGTTCCCAGAATCCGCTGTTGCCGGGTGATGAGGTAATTGTTCCAGCCGTTTCATGGAGCACTACATATGCTCCGCTGCATCAATATGGTCTGAAGCTGCATTTTGTCGATGTCGATCTCGATTCTCTGAATCTCGACCTGAATGCCGTGCAGGAGGCAATATCAGACCGAACCAGAGCAGTATTTGCACCCAATCTCTTAGGTGCGCCCAACAATTTTCCTCGTCTGCAGGAGCTGTGTGATAAGCACGGCTTGATACTTATTGAAGACAACTGCGAATCGATGGGCGCCAAGCTGGACGGGCGATATACGGGCACATTCGGCGTCTGTGGGACGTTCAGCACATTCTTCTCCCACCACATCTGCACGATGGAAGGAGGTATGGTGGTCACGGATGATGAGGAGATATGTCAGCTTGTCACTTCGCTCCGCGCGCACGGCTGGACACGGGACCTGCCGTCCGACAATCAAATATGCACAAAAAGCGGCTGCGATTTTCATGATTCGTTCCGTTTCATATTGCCGGGTTATAACGTCAGGCCGCTGGAGATATCCGCTGCAGTCGGGATACACCAGTTGAGCAAACTCGACGGCTTTCTTGCAGTTCGCAGACGCAACGCACGGCACTTTGTCGACCTTTTCGGCAACTTGGACTGCGTGAGGGTGCAGAAAACTATCGGAGAGAGTTCATGGTTCGGCTTCTCGCTGATTCTCGATGGGCCGTTGGCCGGTCAGCGCGAGAGTGTGATAAAAAAATTAGCATCTTTGGATGTTGAATGTCGGCCCATCGTTGCGGGCAACTTCACGAAAAACCCGGTAATCCGATTCTTCGACTACAAAACGCATGGCGACCTGCCTAACGCAGGCAGGGTTGATGCAGACGGCTTGTTCATAGGAAATCATCATTTCGATATTGCCGACGAGTTGTCGGCAGTAAAAGAAGTATTGGTGAGGTGTGCCGTCTCGTGA
- a CDS encoding ABC transporter permease yields the protein MNDIEYKISPPRRLAFVDWSELWRYKDLFWVLAWRDITVRYKQTLLGTAWALIQPFVTMVVFTFVFNRVAGITSGDGTPYPIFLYSGLLFWQYFSSTVSGTSGSMVSNAPLIQKTYFPRLIIPASCAVTGLADFVIASMILVGMMIYYGFRPHLAGILILPILLVCTVMTALGMGLFLAALNVRYRDTRHAVPFFVQIMMYLTPVVYPVSMLKSHAWAKELMLWINPMSGVITSARAGITGKAPIDAHMLAISLLASAVLLCAGVCYFTSAEKNFADIL from the coding sequence ATGAACGATATCGAATACAAAATCAGCCCGCCTAGGCGGTTAGCATTTGTCGACTGGTCTGAACTGTGGCGCTATAAAGACCTGTTTTGGGTCCTTGCATGGCGTGATATCACGGTGAGGTACAAACAGACTCTGCTGGGAACCGCATGGGCACTGATACAGCCGTTTGTCACGATGGTGGTGTTCACATTTGTGTTCAACCGGGTGGCGGGCATAACCAGCGGTGACGGCACGCCATACCCGATCTTCCTGTATTCCGGCCTGTTGTTCTGGCAATATTTTTCATCCACAGTGTCCGGCACATCAGGCTCGATGGTATCAAATGCGCCGTTGATACAGAAGACATACTTTCCCAGGCTCATAATCCCTGCATCATGTGCGGTCACGGGGTTGGCGGATTTCGTAATAGCATCCATGATTCTGGTCGGTATGATGATCTACTATGGGTTCCGGCCTCACCTTGCGGGAATACTCATTCTCCCTATTCTGCTTGTATGTACAGTTATGACAGCGTTGGGAATGGGGCTTTTTCTTGCGGCACTTAACGTCAGATACCGTGACACCCGTCATGCTGTGCCGTTCTTCGTGCAAATCATGATGTATCTGACCCCTGTAGTATATCCGGTGAGTATGCTGAAAAGCCATGCATGGGCAAAAGAGCTGATGCTCTGGATCAACCCAATGTCCGGTGTCATAACATCGGCTCGCGCAGGGATAACCGGCAAAGCGCCAATAGATGCGCACATGCTGGCGATATCACTGCTTGCAAGCGCCGTGTTGCTGTGCGCAGGGGTATGTTACTTTACATCCGCAGAAAAAAACTTCGCGGACATCTTGTAG
- a CDS encoding ABC transporter ATP-binding protein, with the protein MDRPIVEIDRLGKKFRKGSAPTLREQIAGRLSLSLRKARRSDTDFWALKDVCFNVGEGEVVGIIGRNGAGKSTLLKILTRITPPTQGHISMRGRVSSLLEVGTGFHPELTGRENIFLNGAVLGMTRPEIKSKFDEIVSFAEISGFLDTPVKRYSSGMYIRLAFAVAAHLEPEILIVDEVLAVGDAQFQKKCLGKMGEVARSGRTVLFVSHNMAAVSQLCMHGVWLEQGCVKQIGFSSDVVKAYLSDGGGNVASRCWEYPENSPGDDRVRLTAASVIQHGQIASVIDINAPFEVEIEFRVLRAVDNLVAAVNLFNGEGLCLFCSADWQQNHLEPGTYRKHVELPARLFADGSVRVLLQLVFYDPDIPSVVVPDALSFMAADSSHPDSVRGPFHGNWPGVVRVGLTWSSAMPIDADDSCEPSRRTEYAPLPEQ; encoded by the coding sequence ATGGATAGGCCGATTGTCGAAATCGACAGGCTCGGAAAAAAATTCAGAAAAGGAAGTGCGCCTACCCTGCGAGAGCAGATTGCCGGGCGGCTCTCTTTATCGTTACGGAAGGCGCGCAGGTCGGACACCGACTTTTGGGCACTCAAGGATGTATGCTTCAACGTTGGCGAAGGAGAGGTTGTGGGCATAATCGGGCGCAATGGAGCAGGCAAGAGCACCTTGCTCAAGATACTTACGCGCATCACTCCGCCGACTCAAGGACATATATCCATGCGCGGGCGCGTATCGAGCCTGCTGGAGGTGGGTACAGGTTTTCATCCCGAGCTTACAGGTCGCGAAAACATATTCCTCAACGGCGCTGTTCTGGGCATGACTCGCCCCGAGATAAAGAGCAAGTTTGACGAGATCGTCTCATTTGCTGAAATCTCCGGGTTTCTCGACACCCCCGTAAAGCGTTATTCCAGCGGAATGTATATCCGCTTGGCTTTTGCAGTTGCCGCGCATCTTGAACCTGAAATACTCATCGTGGACGAAGTGCTGGCTGTTGGTGACGCCCAGTTTCAGAAAAAATGCCTGGGCAAGATGGGTGAGGTCGCAAGGTCCGGGCGCACGGTGCTATTTGTCAGTCATAACATGGCGGCTGTGTCCCAACTTTGCATGCACGGTGTCTGGCTGGAGCAGGGCTGCGTCAAGCAGATAGGGTTTTCGTCCGATGTTGTCAAAGCGTACCTCTCTGACGGCGGGGGGAATGTGGCGAGCAGATGCTGGGAATATCCAGAAAATTCGCCAGGGGACGATAGAGTGAGACTGACGGCAGCCAGTGTTATCCAGCACGGGCAAATCGCTTCGGTCATAGACATCAATGCCCCATTTGAGGTAGAGATCGAATTTCGGGTGCTCAGGGCTGTTGACAATCTGGTTGCAGCCGTCAATCTCTTCAATGGTGAGGGGCTTTGTCTTTTTTGCAGCGCCGACTGGCAGCAAAACCATCTGGAGCCCGGAACATATCGCAAACATGTGGAGCTTCCCGCCCGCCTTTTCGCTGATGGGAGCGTGCGAGTGCTGCTCCAATTGGTGTTTTACGACCCGGACATACCGAGCGTGGTCGTGCCCGATGCGCTCAGCTTCATGGCCGCCGACAGCAGCCATCCGGATTCCGTCAGAGGTCCATTCCATGGAAACTGGCCCGGTGTTGTCCGGGTCGGCCTGACATGGAGCAGCGCAATGCCAATTGATGCCGATGACTCATGCGAACCGTCTCGGAGGACAGAGTATGCGCCTTTGCCCGAACAATAA
- a CDS encoding class I SAM-dependent methyltransferase gives MRLCPNNKNSKENWDAYFQGEWERRNGRLQTRLFARYFLETVRLPKSAHTLIDVGCAMGDGLPEIAHHYKHLQLHGCDISPRAIKQARQDYGHIAAFHQWGFEDIEGDFDIIYCSNTLEHFTQYLDIARALLDHCQWLYILVPFRERVGDRALTPQHDQWHVASFGEGSFDALVTECRAQGIRTWLHSCPGAWSTHEGIQLRWRRAIWQTACKLRHKSFPAVPEKMQIFYELEAVRW, from the coding sequence ATGCGCCTTTGCCCGAACAATAAAAACTCGAAAGAAAACTGGGACGCATATTTTCAAGGTGAATGGGAGAGAAGAAACGGGCGTCTGCAAACCAGGCTTTTTGCTCGATACTTTCTGGAGACAGTGCGTCTGCCGAAGTCGGCTCACACGTTGATCGATGTCGGCTGCGCGATGGGTGACGGTCTGCCGGAGATTGCCCATCATTATAAACATTTGCAATTGCACGGATGCGATATTTCGCCCAGAGCGATCAAGCAGGCTCGACAAGACTATGGACATATTGCCGCATTTCATCAATGGGGGTTCGAGGATATCGAGGGCGACTTCGACATAATATATTGTTCCAATACACTGGAGCATTTTACGCAATATCTGGACATAGCTCGTGCTCTGCTTGATCACTGTCAATGGCTGTATATTCTGGTTCCATTTCGTGAAAGAGTGGGGGACAGAGCCTTGACCCCGCAGCACGACCAATGGCATGTAGCTTCATTCGGTGAAGGCTCCTTTGATGCTTTGGTGACTGAATGCCGGGCGCAGGGTATCAGGACATGGCTGCATTCATGCCCTGGGGCTTGGAGCACACATGAAGGGATACAGTTGAGGTGGCGCAGGGCTATATGGCAGACAGCTTGTAAACTGCGGCACAAATCATTTCCTGCTGTGCCGGAGAAGATGCAGATATTCTATGAGTTGGAAGCGGTGAGGTGGTAG